One part of the Clarias gariepinus isolate MV-2021 ecotype Netherlands chromosome 24, CGAR_prim_01v2, whole genome shotgun sequence genome encodes these proteins:
- the LOC128511795 gene encoding homeobox protein goosecoid-2 has protein sequence MEMEEAQVEKKMFAFSIDSILSRTFERSDESKASTGSDSRLSTKDGPDPESGASTNPVDPLHHVCVCCCYCSHCGEMLQADYLPAMSCQFAWSKRALSETSLAGEGQRRESFGQIQKRIRRHRTIFTEEQLDALEELFVQNQYPDIHTREQLAERTHLREERVEVWFKNRRAKWRRQKRLQFSLHGQDEWKNVLHGD, from the exons ATGGAGATGGAAGAAGCTCAGGTGGAGAAGAAGATGTTCGCCTTCAGCATTGACAGCATCCTGAGCAGGACGTTTGAGAGAAGCGACGAGAGTAAAGCCAGCACAGGGTCCGACTCACGACTCTCCACGAAGGACGGTCCGGACCCGGAGTCAGGAGCGAGCACGAATCCAGTCGATCCTCTTCATCACGTCTGTGTGTGCTGCTGTTACTGCTCACACTGTGGAGAGATGCTCCAGGCTGATTACCTGCCTGCTATGT CCTGTCAGTTTGCCTGGAGCAAGAGAGCTCTGTCTGAGACAAGCCTGGCAGGAGAAGGTCAGAGGAGAGAGAGCTTCGGTCAGATCCAGAAGCGGATCCGGCGTCACCGCACCATCTTCACCGAGGAGCAGCTAGACGCTCTGGAGGAGCTGTTTGTGCAGAACCAGTATCCGGACATACACACGCGTGAGCAGCTCGCAGAGAGGACTCACCTGAGAGAGGAGAGGGTCGAG GTGTGGTTCAAAAATCGTCGAGCGAAGTGGCGAAGACAGAAGAGACTACAGTTCAGTCTTCATGGACAGGATGAGTGGAAAAATGTCCTGCATGGTGATTGA
- the hspa5 gene encoding endoplasmic reticulum chaperone BiP — protein sequence MRLLGLFLVVVGCVYADDDDKKENVGTVVGIDLGTTYSCVGVFKNGRVEIIANDQGNRITPSYVAFTSEGERLIGDAAKNQLTSNPENTIFDAKRLIGRTWGDSSVQQDIKYLPFKVLEKKTKPHIQVEVGAGQLKTFAPEEISAMVLTKMKETAEAYLGKPVTHAVVTVPAYFNDAQRQATKDAGTIAGLNVMRIINEPTAAAIAYGLDKKDGEKNILVFDLGGGTFDVSLLTIDNGVFEVVATNGDTHLGGEDFDQRVMDHFIKLYKKKTGKDVRKDVRAVQKLRREVEKAKRALSSQHQARIEIESFFEGEDFSETLTRAKFEELNMDLFRSTMKPVQKVLEDSDLKKSDIHEIVLVGGSTRIPKIQQLVKEFFNGKEPSRGINPDEAVAYGAAVQAGVLSGEEDTGNIVLLDVCPLTLGIETVGGVMTKLIPRNTVVPTKKSQIFSTASDNQPTVTIKVYEGERPLTKDNHLLGTFDLTGIPPAPRGVPQIEVTFEIDVNGILRVTAEDKGTGNKNKITITNDQNRLTPEDIERMVNDAERFADEDKKLKERIDSRNELESYAYSLKNQVGDKEKLGGKLSSEDKETIEKAVEEKIEWLESHQDAEIEDFQAKKKELEEIVQPIISKLYGSAGGPPPEEGGEDEKDEL from the exons ATGAGATTACTGGGCCTGTTTCTGGTGGTGGTCGGCTGCGTGTACGCCGATGATGATGACAAGAAGGAAAATGTCGGCACTGTGGTGGGCATTGACCTTGGCACCACATACTCCTG TGTCGGTGTCTTCAAGAACGGCCGAGTTGAGATCATCGCCAACGACCAAGGTAACCGCATCACTCCATCCTATGTGGCCTTTACCAGCGAGGGCGAGCGTCTGATCGGAGATGCCGCAAAAAACCAGCTCACGTCCAACCCAGAGAACACCATCTTTGACGCCAAGAGGCTGATCGGGCGTACATGGGGTGACTCCTCCGTGCAGCAGGACATCAAGTATCTGCCATTCAAA GTTCTTGAGAAGAAGACCAAGCCCCATATTCAGGTAGAGGTTGGTGCTGGGCAGTTGAAGACTTTTGCTCCTGAGGAGATCTCCGCCATGGTGCTTACTAAGATGAAGGAAACTGCAGAGGCTTACTTGGGAAAGCCG gtgACGCATGCTGTGGTTACAGTCCCTGCCTACTTCAATGATGCTCAGCGTCAAGCCACCAAGGATGCCGGTACTATCGCCGGCCTAAACGTGATGAGAATCATCAATGAGCC AACCGCTGCTGCCATCGCCTATGGTCTGGACAAAAAGGACGGCGAGAAGAACATCCTGGTGTTTGACCTCGGTGGTGGTACCTTCGATGTCTCCCTGCTGACCATCGATAACGGTGTCTTCGAAGTGGTGGCTACCAATGGAGACACTCACCTTGGAGGTGAAGACTTCGACCAGCGTGTCATGGATCACTTCATCAAGCTGTACAAGAAAAAGACCGGAAAGGACGTCCGCAAGGATGTCCGCGCCGTCCAGAAGCTGCGTCGTGAGGTGGAGAAGGCCAAGAGGGCCCTGTCCTCTCAGCACCAGGCCCGAATTGAGATTGAGTCCTTCTTCGAGGGTGAGGACTTCTCAGAGACCCTGACCCGTGCCAAGTTTGAAGAGCTCAACATG GATCTATTCCGCTCCACCATGAAACCCGTGCAGAAAGTCCTGGAAGATTCTGACCTGAAGAAGTCTGACATCCATGAGATCGTCCTTGTGGGCGGATCTACTCGTATCCCAAAGATCCAGCAGCTGGTGAAGGAGTTCTTCAATGGCAAAGAGCCGTCAAGGGGCATCAACCCTGATGAGGCCGTGGCTTACGGAGCTGCTGTGCAGGCTGGAGTTCTCTCAGGAGAGGAAGATACAG GAAACATTGTGCTTTTGGACGTGTGCCCTCTGACTCTTGGTATCGAGACTGTTGGAGGTGTGATGACCAAACTCATCCCTAGGAACACTGTCGTGCCCACCAAGAAGTCTCAGATCTTCTCCACAGCTTCTGACAACCAGCCAACTGTCACCATTAAAGTTTATGAAG GTGAACGTCCACTGACCAAAGACAACCACCTCCTGGGCACCTTTGACCTAACAGGCATCCCTCCAGCACCCCGTGGCGTTCCACAAATCGAGGTCACATTTGAAATTGACGTCAACGGCATCCTAAGGGTCACGGCTGAAGATAAGGGCACGGGCAACAAGAACAAGATCACCATCACTAATGACCAGAACCGGTTAACGCCCGAAGACATTGAGCGCATGGTGAACGACGCTGAGCGCTTTGCGGATGAAGACAAGAAGCTGAAGGAGCGCATCGACTCCCGGAACGAGCTTGAGAGCTACGCCTACTCGCTCAAGAACCAGGTAGGAGACAAGGAGAAGCTGGGTGGCAAACTGTCCTCTGAAGACAAGGAGACCATCGAAAAAGCAGTGGAGGAAAAGATTGAGTGGCTCGAGTCGCACCAGGATGCTGAAATCGAAGACTTCCAAGCTAAGAAGAAAGAGCTGGAAGAAATCGTCCAGCCGATCATCAGCAAGCTGTACGGTAGCGCAGGCGGACCACCACCAGAAGAGGGTGGTGAAGATGAGAAGGACGAGTTGTAG
- the rabepk gene encoding rab9 effector protein with kelch motifs, whose protein sequence is MELLPILSPEDTPREKQWYALMPRGEPPGLSVGHTCTFMPSGSGGRGRIVIVGGANPSGSFSHSSLINLDSYEWNFPDWAGLQARYEHCSFVSESDPESLWVFGGAEQSAKRDCIQVLHTTDSVEWKTVEVKGTRPSPRTYHTNSACVRDRLFVFSGGDTGAVPVKDPQVHVFDTATHTWSQPEVKGKPPAPRQGHVIVAVGSVIYIHGGMSGETFHSDMFSLDTESMTWERVKAKGDVPPGTAAHAVVALQRNVYIFGGLTADGATNAMYKFQSDKQRWTLMKFKGDLPPNRLDHSMCVLPWRDGIDASGGENAQSCDGESKHLCFVFGGMDTQGIIFNDCLVTVIKT, encoded by the exons ATGGAGCTTTTGCCCATCCTCAGCCCAGAAGACACACCTAGAGAAAAGCAATG GTATGCTCTGATGCCCCGAGGTGAACCTCCTGGGCTGAGCGTCGGTCACACCTGCACGTTCATGCCTTCAGGTAGCGGAGGAAGAGGACGGATCGTTATTGTCGGTGGGGCCAATCCGAGCGGCAGCTTTTCACACTCCTCCCTTATAAACCTCG ATAGTTACGAGTGGAACTTTCCAGACTGGGCAGGTCTGCAGGCAAGATATGAACACTGCAGCTTTGTGTCGGAGAGCGATCCTGAGAGCCTGTGGGTGTTCGGAGGAGCTGAACAGAGCGCTAAACGAGACTGCATCCAGGTTTTACACACCACAG aCAGTGTAGAATGGAAGACAGTAGAGGTGAAAGGGACACGACCGAGCCCGAGGACGTACCACACTAACTCGGCGTGTGTCAGAGACAGACTGTTCGTCTTCTCTGGTGGAGACACAGGGGCCGTGCCGGTGAAGGACCCTCAGGTGCATGTCTTCGACACAg CCACCCACACGTGGTCCCAGCCAGAGGTCAAAGGTAAGCCTCCAGCGCCACGGCAAGGTCACGTGATCGTAGCCGTCGGATCTGTCATCTACATCCACGGAGGGATGTCAGGAGAGACGTTTCACTCCGACATGTTCTCTCTGGACACAg AGAGTATGACGTGGGAGCGGGTGAAGGCGAAAGGAGACGTTCCTCCAGGAACAGCAGCTCACGCCGTCGTGGCTTTGCAGAGGAACGTTTATATTTTCGGAGGACTGACAGCAGACGGAGCGACTAATGCCATGTACAAGTTTCAGAGTG ACAAACAGCGCTGGACTCTGATGAAGTTTAAAGGTGACCTTCCGCCTAACCGACTCGATCACTCCATGTGCGTGCTACCGTGGCGGGACGGGATAGATGCCAGCGGCGGGGAGAACGCACAGAGCTGTGACGGGGAAAGCAAGCATCTGTGCTTTGTGTTTGGAGGCATGGACACTCAGGGTATAATTTTCAACGACTGTCTAGTAACAGTGATAAAAACATAA